A genomic segment from Echeneis naucrates chromosome 20, fEcheNa1.1, whole genome shotgun sequence encodes:
- the rdh12l gene encoding retinol dehydrogenase 12, like: MEAIRNFFRPAWSCAETLDGKTVVITGGNTGIGKETAIDLAKRGAKVIIACRDMEKAQAAVKDIIEVSGNENVLCMKLDLADSKSIREFAEAVNKGEPKLNILINNAGVMVCPYGKTADGFEMQIGVNHMGHFLLTYLLLDLIKKSAPARIINVSSLAHSWSSIDLDDINSEKGYNKNKAYSQSKLANVLFTRSLAKRLEGTGVTTYSLHPGVIQTELWRHLNGPQQFLWKLATPFTKNSTQGAQTTIYCAVEPSLEKESGGYYSDCAPAKCSQHGQNDELAQKLWELSCQMLSITWE, from the exons atggaggcCATCAG AAATTTCTTCCGGCCTGCTTGGTCTTGTGCTGAAACACTAGATGGTAAAACTGTGGTGATCACCGGCGGAAACACCGGCATCGGTAAAGAAACAGCCATCGACCTGGCCAAAAGAG GGGCAAAGGTCATCATTGCGTGCAGGGACATGGAGAAAGCACAGGCTGCTGTGAAAGACATCATCGAAGTGTCAGGCAACGAAAATGTCCTGTGCATGAAGCTCGACCTGGCAGACAGCAAGTCGATAAGAGAATTTGCTGAAGCCGTCAACAAAG GAGAGCCGAAGCTCAACATCCTCATCAACAACGCCGGCGTGATGGTTTGTCCTTATGGGAAAACAGCGGACGGCTTTGAGATGCAGATCGGCGTCAACCACATgg GTCACTTCCTCTTGACGTATTTGTTGCTTGACCTGATCAAAAAGTCGGCACCAGCCAGGATTATCAACGTGTCCTCGTTAGCACACTCCTGGAGCTCCATCGATCTGGATGACATTAACAGCGAGAAGGGTTACAACAAGAATAAAGCTTACTCTCAGAGCAAGCTGGCCAATGTCCTCTTCACCCGCTCACTGGCGAAACGACTAGAAG GCACGGGCGTGACGACGTATTCCCTCCACCCGGGAGTCATCCAGACAGAGCTGTGGCGTCATCTGAACGGTCCCCAACAGTTCTTGTGGAAACTGGCCACTCCTTTCACCAAGAACTCTACCCAGGGAGCTCAGACAACCATCTACTGTGCGGTGGAGCCGTCGTTGGAGAAAGAGAGCGGTGGATACTACAG TGACTGTGCTCCTGCAAAGTGCTCACAGCACGGACAAAACGACGAGCTGGCGCAGAAGCTGTGGGAGCTGAGCTGCCAAATGCTCTCCATCACTTGGGAATAA
- the fasn2 gene encoding uncharacterized protein fasn2 translates to MEEAEDGIAVVGIGCNFPGGEGLDNFWKVLVDGKNCAVPIPRERFDLSSWYDPDDNKAGKSRTAKAALIDGFNEFDHKFFGISDSEVEQMDPQQKQVLQCVYRALENAGIPMEKASGTRTGVFFGLMNRDYETNAAHVHPSVINHWTGTGLAMSIAANRVSYIFNFTGPSLSIDCACSSSLVALHLACQAIKQGDCDMAVCGGVNCIIEPRVFVALSKAKMISPEGTSKPFSNRANGYGRGEGCGVVLLKPLQKAVEDHDHIWGVISKTSVNQDGRSVTPITKPSMTQQEELLRRIYSESDLANVQYIEAHGTGTPVGDPTEAGCISNVIAKARPPGSEALRIGSVKGNIGHTESAAGVAGLIKVLLMMKHETIVPSVFYSEDTAGIDAKALNIKVPRKPEKWEGSGARIAGVNNFGFGGTNAHAIVRQYKQSSLRTRNKETQPKHFVMSANSKKSLSLMMEDTIKQLQTERSVDLECLLYTSACRRSHLKHKYRKAIPVSSTVDLTEKLSAALNKNISLSLSDPRLVFVFCGNGLTYHGMCKQLLKHEPVFRDKIREITRLFERLSALSILDTLESEFESSDFQNAEVVQPLLFAIQVGITSLLRRWGVKPDAILGHSVGEVAAAHCSGLISLEDAVKVIYVRSTLQSKVTGGKMLVVSNVAVSEVAALLPRYSDRVCLAAFNSPQSCTLSGDADAIKSLHEELSTSANGQNLFLRVLDVPVAYHSHMMDPILPDIMDTIGSLQVNDLDVELFSTVTGKEIQQGDFCTGEYWARNIREPVAFEQAVKSASRGMKNIIFVEIGPRRALQRNIMESLDSDTAVLASVQPEKDHETITSVVSKLFELGFQVDWNAFYKGYETTPLPFPKYKFDCSDRDVIIRAAQKNTASNHPVLRQTGSNIFSCDLMSDSSFYLKEHKHNNVPIIPGAFYAELGFAAVMAATKPKVPLNSLQLSVSFHSPCVLTPKSPEMKVHLEQKEEEASFRVFSPFAVYASGRVVSKRERQIEEQRISLPSIYRRCKSVVSSQEFYWYLSQGGFQYGDIFKNKANVHYGEDLKEAFTVVSVPKEVQSQLHEYCIHPVVLDFLMQLLPATVENIFAGRPGFPAKIGSLTVFEPLQDEMIVYLRATDVGIDDFEVCGCFADKDGRVLVEVKHVTIKYLGSPSYVVEEYFYHNAFSVIPHSVTSVLPPKALVFCDSIGISKGLQQHLDSRSSYISYVHAKDILSHGFPSLLVKLKITDIENNFDEVLFLWGKENLTSLAADVVLQNLVSCCEVFRQIVLELKQRCFRRSIRAVTYCSSDITVDHISPGFALAGMTRSFAAEIPDLSFQLIDIETVSAEDIAALSEILHSCPCNKYPELVVKDGLIFKPSIVRSPPESNSSSGGSFTSTTSEPCVLQTADAHKITQVSAIHFDEGPQPISDTYVEIRPSKICVHSSDYFPVSASHLKFGQTLYWNKHTSQSHKLLALDFGGIVTSVGKDVKKLKVGDHVASCYPVVAANKVRVPEDACYNTKPFPFLQETPCVSYFVLAWEILHRALPKAKQHLGIISSLLDSALVKVLALTSYKSGWNVVVGSQCNGSFVEVNQIEAFVLLPPFDESLIEKICNFPGVQHVVAVCESQTEGLLPQEIFHGIKESVHMQIIRIPVILQKGSLSAQSPHIRHWLKSLKLGRKFALKSYTFQSDKSDSIKPLHFEEPESYFNSKKVAVVALEKDASSAVSEIPLLPTKKRLFQMRAVYVVAGGLSGLGFETVKFISQRGGRHIVILSRSKPTPDVQQEIHNIEKQCGNSIISMECDISASEQVHSVISAIGQKFPGCPVRGVFHSAVVLHDGLIETLNRSLYEKVLKPKVNGALNLHHATRHCPLDYFVCYSSISAFLGNASQTNYAAANTFLDMFCQYRRKLGLPGQSISWGALNLGLLLNKEHFHRFLEAKGMMVLNVAEIHKSLEQCLVLNRPQQAVCRFHFRNIRYNILSQNAALTMRLSALVEEAFQKSKDKESETKQAKCVSPREYVVSLLSETIDMDQSELKEELPLSSLGIDSMQAMTLQNLIFQGRGVNVPLVHLLDPNATISTLVDILSKVPEGEKASDNLEESNRSEDMENLSTRL, encoded by the exons atggaggaagctgaagaCGGCATCGCGGTTGTGGGCATTGGATGCAACTTTCCCGGAG GAGAAGGGCTTGACAATTTCTGGAAGGTTCTTGTGGATGGAAAAAACTGTGCTGTGCCCATTCCCAGAGAAAGGTTTGACCTCTCCAGCTGGTATGACCCTGACGACAACAAAGCGGGTAAATCCCGCACAGCCAAGGCAGCACTCATTGATGG GTTTAATGAATTTGACCACAAGTTCTTCGGCATCAGCGACAGTGAGGTGGAACAAATGGACCCTCAACAAAAACAGGTCCTTCAGTGTGTTTACAGAGCTTTAGAAAACGCTGGGATTCCCATGGAGAAGGCCAGTGGAACCAGGACTGGAGTGTTTTTTG gcctaATGAACAGAGATTATGAAACAAATGCTGCACATGTGCACCCGAGCGTCATCAACCATTGGACTGGCACGGGACTTGCCATGAGCATAGCGGCGAACAGAGTCTCGTACATCTTCAACTTTACTGGGCCTTCGCTGTCCATAGACTGtgcctgctcctcctccctggtCGCTCTTCATCTTGCCTGTCAAGCCATCAAACAAG GCGATTGTGATATGGCTGTTTGTGGAGGAGTCAACTGCATCATAGAGCCCAGAGTGTTTGTTGCTCTCAGCAAGGCAAAGATGATCTCACCTGAAGGGACCAGCAAACCTTTCTCCAACAGAGCAAATGGCTACGGTAGAGGGGAGGGCTGCGGGGTCGTTCTCCTGAAGCCGCTGCAAAAG GCAGTAGAAGACCATGATCACATCTGGGGGGTCATCAGCAAAACCTCTGTTAACCAAGATGGACGCTCAGTCACTCCAATCACCAAACCGTCCATGACACAGCAAGAGGAGCTGCTGCGAAGAATCTACTCAGAGTCTGACCTCGCAAATGTTCAGTACATAGAGGCACATGGGACTGGGACCCCAGTTGGAGACCCGACAGAGGCGGGATGCATCTCAAACGTCATTGCAAAAGCCAGACCTCCTGGTTCAGAGGCACTGCGGATCGGCTCTGTGAAGGGAAACATCGGACATACAGAATCTGCAGCTGGAGTGGCTGGACTCATTAAGGTTCTTCTGATGATGAAGCATGAGACCATTGTTCCCTCTGTTTTCTACTCTGAAGACACCGCAGGCATAGATGCCAAAGCGCTGAACATTAAAGTTCCTCGGAAGCCGGAAAAGTGGGAAGGCTCTGGTGCAAGAATTGCAGGAGTGAACAACTTTGGCTTTGGGGGTACAAATGCACATGCTATTGTCAGGCAGTACAAACAGTCATCCCTTAGGACGAGGAACAAAGAGACACAACCAAAACACTTTGTCATGTCAGCAAATTCAAAAAAATCTCTCTCACTGATGATGGAAGACACcattaaacagctgcagacGGAGCGTTCAGTCGATCTTGAGTGTCTGCTGTATACATCAGCTTGTAGAAGAAgccatttaaaacataaatacagaaaGGCCATCCCGGTGTCATCCACAGTCGATCTTACAGAGAAGTTAAGTGCTGctctaaacaaaaacatcagcctATCCCTCTCAGATCCCAGGTTGGTGTTTGTCTTCTGTGGAAATGGCCTCACTTACCACGGCATGTGCAAGCAGCTACTAAAACACGAACCTGTGTTCAGAGATAAGATCAGAGAGATTACTCGACTTTTTGAGAGGCTGAGTGCGCTGAGCATCCTGGATACCCTTGAGAGCGAGTTTGAGAGCAGTGACTTCCAAAACGCAGAGGTTGTCCAACCGTTACTTTTCGCCATCCAGGTTGGCATTACCAGTCTACTCAGGCGATGGGGGGTCAAGCCAGATGCCATTCTTGGACACTCTGTGGGCGAGGTGGCAGCTGCTCATTGCTCCGGCCTCATTTCTCTTGAAGATGCAGTGAAAGTCATCTACGTCCGGAGCACTCTCCAGAGCAAAGTAACTGGGGGGAAGATGCTTGTGGTCAGCAACGTGGCCGTATCAGAGGTAGCCGCTCTACTCCCTCGTTACTCCGACAGAGTGTGCCTTGCAGCTTTCAACAGCCCACAGTCCTGCACTCTCTCGGGCGATGCAGATGCAATCAAGAGCCTTCACGAGGAGTTAAGCACCTCAGCCAACGGCCAGAATCTGTTCCTCCGTGTTCTGGACGTTCCCGTCGCTTACCACAGCCATATGATGGATCCAATACTCCCTGATATCATGGACACAATCGGATCCTTGCAGGTGAATGATCTGGACGTAGAGTTGTTCTCAACAGTGACAGGCAAGGAAATCCAGCAGGGAGACTTCTGCACAGGTGAATACTGGGCCAGAAATATTCGTGAGCCAGTAGCTTTTGAACAAGCAGTGAAGTCGGCATCCAGGGGGATGAAGAATATCATCTTTGTAGAGATTGGGCCGAGAAGGGCTCTACAGAGAAACATCATGGAATCTCTGGATAGCGACACTGCTGTTCTGGCCTCAGTGCAGCCAGAGAAAGATCATGAAACAATCACCTCTGTTGTTTCTAAGTTGTTTGAACTGGGTTTTCAGGTAGATTGGAACGCTTTCTATAAAGGATATGAGACAACGCCGCTGCCTTTCCCAAAATACAAGTTTGATTGCTCAGACAGAGACGTCATCAtcagagcagcacagaaaaacacagcaagcaATCACCCCGTGCTCCGGCAGACGGGAAGCAACATTTTCAGCTGCGATCTCATGTCGGACTCTTCTTTCTACCTgaaagagcacaaacacaacaatgtaCCCATCATCCCGGGTGCCTTCTATGCTGAATTGGGTTTCGCTGCTGTCATGGCCGCTACCAAACCAAAAGTCCCACTCAACTCACTACAGCTGAGTGTCAGTTTTCACAGTCCATGTGTTCTAACCCCGAAATCACCTGAAATGAAGGTGCACCTtgaacagaaagaggaagaagccAGTTTCAGAGTATTCTCCCCATTTGCAGTGTACGCATCTGGAAGAGTTGTTTccaaaagagagaggcagattgAGGAGCAGCGCATTTCGCTCCCCTCCATCTATAGAAGATGCAAATCTGTTGTGAGCTCTCAGGAGTTTTATTGGTATCTGTCTCAGGGAGGCTTCCAGTATGGCGACATCTTCAAGAATAAGGCGAATGTGCACTATGGAGAAGATCTCAAAGAGGCTTTCACAGTTGTCTCAGTTCCAAAAGAGGTCCAGTCTCAGTTGCATGAATACTGCATTCATCCTGTTGTGTTGGATTTTCTGATGCAGCTTCTCCCAGCTACAGTGGAGAACATTTTTGCTGGTAGGCCGGGCTTTCCTGCCAAAATAGGAAGTTTGACAGTGTTTGAACCTCTGCAAGACGAGATGATTGTCTATCTGAGAGCAACTGATGTGGGCATTGATGACTTTGAGGTTTGTGGCTGCTTTGCAGATAAGGATGGCAGAGTGTTGGTTGAAGTTAAGCATGTGACAATCAAGTATCTTGGCAGTCCCTCCTACGTGGTTGAGGAGTACTTCTACCATAATGCATTCAGTGTCATTCCTCATAGTGTCACGTCGGTTCTGCCTCCCAAGGCCTTGGTCTTTTGCGATAGTATCGGGATCTCTAAAGGCCTGCAACAACACTTGGACTCAAGATCTTCCTACATTTCATACGTGCATGCAAAAGATATCTTGAGCCATGGCTTCCCCTCTCTCTTGGTAAAACTCAAAATCACGGACATTGAGAACAACTTTgatgaggttttgtttttgtggggcAAAGAAAACCTGACTTCCCTAGCAGCTGACGTTGTCCTGCAGAATTTGGTCAGCTGCTGTGAGGTCTTCCGACAGATAGTCCTTGAGCTGAAGCAAAGATGCTTCCGCCGCTCCATTAGAGCAGTAACCTACTgttcatctgacatcacagtaGACCACATAAGTCCCGGTTTTGCCCTTGCTGGTATGACAAGATCATTTGCGGCAGAGATACCAGATCTTTCCTTCCAGTTGATAGATATAGAAACAGTTTCTGCTGAGGACATTGCAGCTCTGTCTGAGATCCTCCACTCATGTCCTTGTAACAAGTACCCAGAGTTGGTGGTGAAAGATGGGCTGATTTTCAAACCCTCCATTGTCCGTTCTCCACCGGAAAGCAACAGCAGTTCAGGAGGCAGTTTTACCTCGACAACGTCTGAGCCCTGCGTCCTTCAGACAGCTGATGCACATAAGATTACTCAAGTGAGTGCCATTCACTTTGACGAAGGGCCCCAGCCAATCAGTGACACATACGTTGAAATTCGACCCAGTAAAATATGTGTTCATTCGTCTGATTACTTTCCTGTCAGTGCTTCACATCTGAAATTTGGCCAGACGCTATActggaacaaacacacatcgCAGAGTCACAAGCTTCTGGCTCTAGACTTCGGTGGTATTGTCACATCAGTTGGAAAAGATGTCAAGAAACTGAAAGTGGGAGATCACGTTGCTTCTTGTTATCCTGTGGTGGCAGCCAATAAGGTCAGAGTACCAGAGGATGCATGCTATAACACCAAACCATTCCCATTCCTTCAAGAAACACCCTGTGTGTCCTACTTTGTGTTAGCTTGGGAGATCCTGCATCGAGCCTTACCCAAAGCCAAACAACATCTAGGAATCATATCCTCACTGCTTGACTCTGCTCTGGTGAAAGTCTTGGCACTTACATCTTACAAATCAGGCTGGAATGTGGTTGTTGGGTCACAGTGCAATGGGTCTTTCGTAGAAGTCAATCAAATTGAAGCATTTGTCCTCCTGCCTCCATTTGATGAATCCCTGATTGAGAAAATTTGCAATTTTCCAGGCGTCCAACACGTTGTTGCTGTCTGTGAATCTCAGACAGAGGGTTTACTTCCCCAGGAGATCTTCCACGGCATAAAGGAAAGTGTTCACATGCAGATCATTCGGATCCCAGTCATTCTGCAAAAGGGATCACTAAGCGCACAAAGTCCACACATTCGTCACTGGCTCAAGTCCTTGAAATTGGGCAGGAAATTCGCGCTTAAAAGTTATACATTTCAAAGTGACAAATCTGACAGCATCAAGCCCCTTCATTTTGAGGAACCAGAATCTTACTTCAACTCAAAGAAAGTGGCTGTAGTAGCTCTGGAAAAAGATGCCAGCAGTGCAGTGTCTGAGATTCCTCTGCTGCCGACAAAAAAGCGGCTTTTCCAAATGAGAGCAGTGTATGTAGTGGCAGGCGGGCTCTCCGGTCTGGGCTTTGAAACCGTCAAGTTCATCTCACAGAGAGGGGGCAGGCATATTGTCATACTTTCCAGGAGCAAGCCTACACCAGATGTGCAGCAGGAGATACACAATATAGAGAAACAGTGTGGAAACAGCATCATTAGCATGGAGTGCGACATATCTGCCTCTGAACAGGTGCACAGTGTCATCAGTGCCATTGGCCAGAAGTTCCCTGGTTGTCCGGTGAGAGGGGTGTTTCACAGTGCAGTTGTGCTGCATGACGGGCTGATTGAGACCCTTAACAGATCTCTGTATGAGAAAGTTCTCAAACCGAAAGTAAACGGCGCACTAAATTTGCACCATGCAACACGCCACTGTCCGTTGGACTACTTTGTTTGTTACTCCTCCATCTCAGCTTTCCTTGGAAATGCATCACAAACCAACTACGCAGCAGCCAACACTTTCCTCGACATGTTCTGTCAGTACAGACGCAAACTGGGTCTGCCTGGGCAGTCTATCAGCTGGGGAGCTCTGAACCTCGGCCTTCTCTTAAACAAGGAGCATTTCCACAGATTTCTGGAGGCAAAAGGGATGATGGTGTTGAACGTGGCTGAAATTCACAAAAGCTTGGAGCAATGCCTCGTGCTCAACAGACCCCAACAAGCCGTTTGCAGGTTTCACTTCAGAAACATCAGGTACAACATCCTCTCCCAAAACGCAGCCCTGACAATGCGCCTGTCCGCGTTGGTCGAGGAGGCTTTCCAAAAGTCAAAAGACAAAGAATCTGAAACCAAACAAGCCAAATGTGTCTCGCCAAGAGAGTATGTGGTCTCGCTCCTCAGTGAGACCATCGACATGGATCAGAGCGAGCTGAAGGAAGAATTGCCCCTCTCATCCTTAGGCATCGACTCCATGCAGGCCATGACGCTGCAGAATCTGATCTTTCAGGGGAGAGGTGTGAATGTGCCTTTGGTGCATCTGCTGGATCCCAACGCCACCATATCAACACTGGTGGATATACTGAGTAAAGTTcctgaaggggaaaaggccagTGATAACCTGGAGGAGAGTAACCGCTCTGAAGACATGGAGAATCTTTCAACCagactgtaa